The DNA window CCCCTCTCGGTCGGTCCTCGCCCGCGCAGCACGCCGTCAACGCTCTCGAATGGCCGAAATGCGCCGTTTTTCAGCAGCGTCCTACACGTCGCGCGCAAAGCCCCGTCGTCGCGTCGATGTCCGCGTCGCGCGCAGAGCCCCGTCGTCGCGTCGATGTCCGCGTCGCGCGCCGAGTCCCGTCGTCGCGTCGATGTCCGCGTCGCGCGCAGAGCCCCGTCGTCGCGCCGATGTCCGCGTCGCGCGCAGAATCCCGTCGTCGCGTCGATGTCCGCGTCGCGCGCAGAGCCCCGTCGTCGCGTCGATGTCCGCGTCGCGCGGCGTCCGCGCGCCGGTCGATGCGGCCGTGGCCAAAAGGTCAGTGCGTGGCCGAGGGGAGCGCGTCGGGGCCGAGACCGCCGCAGAGGCGGCGATGCTCCTGCAGCGCGTAGCGGTCCGTCATGCCGGCTATGTAGTCGCAGACCGCGCGCGGCAGCCCGTCCTCCTCCGCGCGGACGCGGAACCGCTCCGGCATCTCCCCCGGCGCCCCGGAGTAGGAGTGGAAGAGGTCGCGCAGCACTCCCGCGCAGTAGCTCTTCGCCTCGACGATCCGCGGATGCTTGTAGAGACGCTCGTTGAGGCGGCGCTTGAGGTTCTTGTTCTCGGCGGCGACCTCCGGCGAGAGCGAGACGAGCCAGGCCCCCTGCGCGCGGACGTCCGCGACCGAGCGCACGCCGCGCGCCTCGATCGCCGCGCGCGTCGCGGCGACGAGGTCCGAGACGAGGACGTCGATCAGCCGCCGCAGCGCGATCTTGACCCACATCCGCTCCGACTGCGCCGGATAGGCCGCCCGCGCCTCGGCGAACGGCCGGCCGAAGATCGGCGCCTCCTCCGCGAACTCGCCGACGTCGAGCAGCTTCGACTCCAGCCCGTCGTCGATGTCGTGGTGGTTGTAGGCGATCTCGTCCACGAGGTCGATCAGCTGCCCCTCGAGCGTCGGCGGAACGCCGGGCAGGTACTCCGCCGCCTCCGGTGCGCGGCCGACGTCGGGCGGACCGGAGTGCTTGGCGATCCCCTCCCGCGTCTCCCACGTGAGGTTGAGGCCGGGGAAGTCCGGATACCGCTCCTCGAGCGTCTCCACCACGCGCAGCGTCTGCCGGTTGTGGTCGAAGCCGCCGAGGCCCTTCATCAACGGGTCGAGCACGTCCTCGCCGAGATGGCCGAACGGCGTGTGCCCCATGTCGTGCGACAGCGCGAGCGATTCGGCGAGGTCCTCGTTGAGGCCGAGCGCGCGGGCCACCGTGCGCGCGATCTGCGAGACCTCGAGCGAATGCGTGAGGCGGGTGCGGTAGTGGTCCCCCTCGTGGTTGAGGAAGACCTGCGTCTTGTACTCCAGCCGCCGGAAGGCGCGGCAGTGGATGATGCGGTCGCGGTCGCGGGCGTAGACCGGCCGGAAGGCGTGCTCCGCTTCCGGGTGGCGACGGCCG is part of the bacterium genome and encodes:
- a CDS encoding deoxyguanosinetriphosphate triphosphohydrolase; the encoded protein is MTGADGRAPWAQREEETRGRRHPEAEHAFRPVYARDRDRIIHCRAFRRLEYKTQVFLNHEGDHYRTRLTHSLEVSQIARTVARALGLNEDLAESLALSHDMGHTPFGHLGEDVLDPLMKGLGGFDHNRQTLRVVETLEERYPDFPGLNLTWETREGIAKHSGPPDVGRAPEAAEYLPGVPPTLEGQLIDLVDEIAYNHHDIDDGLESKLLDVGEFAEEAPIFGRPFAEARAAYPAQSERMWVKIALRRLIDVLVSDLVAATRAAIEARGVRSVADVRAQGAWLVSLSPEVAAENKNLKRRLNERLYKHPRIVEAKSYCAGVLRDLFHSYSGAPGEMPERFRVRAEEDGLPRAVCDYIAGMTDRYALQEHRRLCGGLGPDALPSATH